One Candidatus Caldatribacterium sp. genomic region harbors:
- a CDS encoding topoisomerase C-terminal repeat-containing protein, whose product DANKLFGYSAQQTLDIAQRLYEHYKLITYPRTDSRYLSEDLLGQVEKSIAMLSRCGFGEFTKGLSPREALKDKRVFDRSKVTDHHAIIPTGEEIRWEALRESERKVMDLVVRRFLAVFYPPASWMHRAITTEVSGEKFVSKAKILVEAGWRVLYPREEEEFLPVVPRGEMVDVAEVWSEEKETKAPPRYTEATLLAAMEGAGRFVEDEELREVLKESGIGTPATRAAIIERLIEVGYVEREGKTLIPTSKGMELIRLVESIPIPELASPQLTGEWEKKLNLIERGQFTRELFMEDIKKLTREIVEKVKAQASEDVRGAKSRMMGLGEPVGMCPLCGAPVYENKKAFNCSRWREGCPFTVWKVISGKKISRQQVQKLLATGKTGKISGFRSRKGKKFSATLVLSEEGKVEFSFSGTVSKVRGSKGDSEENGD is encoded by the coding sequence GATGCAAATAAGCTCTTTGGGTACTCAGCGCAGCAGACCCTTGACATCGCCCAGCGCCTCTACGAGCACTACAAGCTCATTACTTACCCCCGTACCGATTCTCGTTACCTTTCGGAGGACCTCCTCGGGCAGGTGGAGAAGAGCATCGCCATGCTCTCTCGCTGTGGCTTTGGGGAATTTACGAAGGGCCTTTCTCCAAGGGAGGCACTGAAGGATAAACGGGTTTTTGACCGAAGTAAAGTTACTGACCACCACGCCATCATCCCCACGGGTGAAGAAATTCGCTGGGAAGCGCTGAGAGAGAGCGAGAGAAAGGTTATGGACCTCGTGGTACGTCGTTTCCTCGCTGTTTTCTACCCTCCAGCTTCCTGGATGCACCGGGCGATTACGACTGAGGTTTCGGGAGAAAAATTCGTGAGCAAGGCTAAGATTCTTGTTGAGGCGGGATGGCGGGTCCTCTATCCCCGAGAGGAAGAAGAGTTCCTTCCCGTTGTTCCTCGGGGAGAAATGGTGGATGTGGCGGAGGTTTGGAGCGAGGAGAAGGAGACGAAGGCTCCCCCAAGGTACACCGAGGCGACGCTCCTTGCGGCTATGGAGGGAGCGGGGCGCTTCGTAGAGGACGAGGAACTCCGGGAAGTTCTCAAGGAAAGCGGCATTGGAACACCGGCTACCCGAGCAGCCATTATTGAACGTCTCATTGAAGTTGGGTACGTGGAACGCGAAGGAAAGACCCTCATTCCCACCTCTAAGGGCATGGAACTCATCCGCCTTGTGGAGAGCATTCCCATACCGGAGCTTGCCTCCCCACAGCTCACCGGAGAGTGGGAGAAGAAACTCAACCTCATTGAGAGAGGACAGTTCACTCGAGAACTCTTCATGGAGGACATAAAAAAGCTCACGCGTGAAATAGTGGAGAAGGTAAAGGCCCAGGCCTCTGAGGATGTTCGAGGGGCCAAAAGCCGGATGATGGGTTTGGGAGAGCCTGTCGGAATGTGTCCCCTCTGTGGAGCTCCGGTGTACGAGAACAAGAAGGCTTTCAACTGTTCCCGCTGGAGAGAGGGATGTCCCTTTACGGTATGGAAGGTCATCTCGGGAAAGAAGATTTCCCGTCAGCAGGTGCAGAAACTTCTGGCAACCGGGAAGACAGGCAAAATTTCGGGTTTCCGTTCTCGGAAGGGGAAGAAGTTCTCCGCTACGCTTGTGCTCTCCGAAGAAGGAAAGGTGGAGTTCTCCTTTTCGGGTACTGTTTCGAAGGTCCGGGGGAGTAAAGGTGATAGCGAGGAGAACGGAGATTGA
- the murA gene encoding UDP-N-acetylglucosamine 1-carboxyvinyltransferase produces MEELKDQGEVKECFRILGMRPLSGSVTVGGSKNAALPILAAALLSEEPSVIHNAPDLLDVQTMVMVLESLGAKVERVGRHSYRIFPAALSGFEPPYELIRKMRASFLVTGPLISRLGRAQVPLPGGCAIGSRPIDLHLKGFAHLGVHVSMRSGYVEAWAEKLHGGEVYFDFPSVGATENVMMLAATIEDETIIANAAREPEVVDLARFLTLMGASVEGAGTDTIVVRGRRDLKGCEHTIMNDRIEAGTFCVAAAITRGDVVVQGVETSLLRSVLTKLEEIGAGVEKVAEDAVRVTMSGRPKPANIKTMPYPGFPTDMQAQFMSLLCLADGVSVITETVFESRFAHVGELERMGAKVQVEGRSAVVVGVEKLTGAQVTATDLRAGAALVLAGLAAEGATEVYSVHHIDRGYEDLEVKLRSLGASIERVRG; encoded by the coding sequence ATGGAAGAGCTGAAAGACCAGGGCGAGGTAAAAGAATGCTTTCGAATTCTGGGAATGCGACCTCTTTCGGGAAGTGTCACCGTTGGAGGATCGAAAAACGCAGCTTTGCCCATTCTTGCCGCTGCGCTTTTGAGTGAGGAGCCCTCGGTTATCCACAATGCCCCGGATCTTCTGGATGTACAGACGATGGTCATGGTCCTTGAGAGCCTGGGGGCAAAAGTCGAGCGAGTTGGGCGACATTCGTACCGTATCTTCCCCGCAGCCCTTTCAGGATTCGAACCACCGTATGAGCTCATCAGGAAGATGAGGGCTTCCTTTCTCGTCACAGGGCCTCTCATTTCCCGCCTTGGAAGGGCTCAGGTTCCGCTCCCTGGAGGATGTGCCATTGGTTCTCGACCGATTGATCTCCACCTCAAGGGATTCGCCCACCTTGGGGTTCACGTTTCCATGCGTTCCGGGTACGTTGAGGCTTGGGCGGAAAAGCTCCACGGTGGCGAAGTGTACTTTGACTTTCCAAGCGTCGGTGCGACAGAAAACGTCATGATGCTTGCGGCAACCATTGAGGATGAGACCATTATTGCCAATGCTGCTCGGGAACCAGAGGTTGTGGATCTCGCACGCTTTCTCACCCTTATGGGGGCTTCCGTAGAGGGGGCAGGAACCGATACCATTGTTGTGCGGGGGCGGAGAGACCTTAAAGGATGCGAGCACACCATCATGAACGACCGTATAGAAGCAGGTACGTTCTGTGTGGCCGCCGCCATCACTCGGGGTGATGTGGTGGTGCAGGGGGTTGAGACGTCGCTCCTTCGGTCCGTGCTCACGAAGCTTGAGGAAATTGGTGCAGGGGTTGAGAAAGTGGCCGAGGATGCGGTTCGCGTGACCATGTCTGGTAGGCCAAAGCCGGCAAACATTAAGACTATGCCCTATCCCGGTTTTCCAACGGATATGCAGGCTCAGTTCATGTCTTTGCTCTGCCTTGCCGATGGAGTAAGCGTCATAACTGAGACTGTTTTTGAGAGTCGCTTTGCCCACGTGGGGGAGCTTGAGCGGATGGGGGCAAAGGTTCAGGTTGAAGGACGAAGTGCCGTAGTCGTGGGAGTGGAGAAGCTCACCGGAGCCCAGGTTACGGCCACAGACCTTCGGGCAGGTGCAGCCCTTGTCCTTGCGGGTCTTGCCGCAGAAGGTGCGACTGAGGTGTACAGTGTACACCACATCGACCGAGGGTATGAGGACCTTGAGGTGAAGCTTCGGTCTCTTGGGGCATCTATTGAGCGGGTACGCGGGTAG
- a CDS encoding rod shape-determining protein, protein MWNKRLGIDLGTATTLIYLHGRGIVLNEPSVVAIAKDSNQILAVGKEAWEMIGKTPEHIVAHRPLRDGVISNYEITRKMLTYFIQRVCGRSLFKPDVVICVPSGGTEVEKRAVLEAAYHAGARRAYLIEEPMAAALGAGLDITEPSGSMVIDIGGGTTDIAVLSLGGIVVSQSVRVAGDKMDEAIMRHLRKKFNLLVGEKTAEVIKIEIGWAVPPPEDKAIRVKGRDLVSGLPKEILLTASEVYKCLTEPLASIVEAARMVLEHTPPELAADIGEKGICLTGGGSLLRGIDEMLSKALGTPVYVADDPISCVALGAGKVLDYLKFLRNGFLYTKGRNA, encoded by the coding sequence ATGTGGAACAAACGATTGGGCATTGACCTTGGGACGGCGACAACCCTCATTTACCTCCACGGACGTGGAATTGTGCTCAACGAGCCTTCGGTGGTGGCAATCGCTAAGGACTCGAATCAGATTCTCGCCGTTGGAAAAGAAGCCTGGGAGATGATTGGAAAAACTCCTGAGCACATTGTAGCCCACCGTCCGCTGCGAGATGGCGTCATCAGCAACTACGAAATTACTCGAAAAATGCTCACCTATTTCATTCAGCGGGTGTGTGGGAGAAGCCTTTTCAAGCCCGATGTGGTTATTTGCGTGCCCTCTGGGGGAACAGAGGTCGAGAAACGGGCTGTTCTTGAAGCGGCGTACCATGCAGGGGCTCGAAGGGCCTATCTCATTGAAGAGCCAATGGCGGCTGCCCTGGGGGCTGGCCTTGATATTACCGAACCTTCAGGGAGTATGGTCATCGATATTGGTGGAGGCACAACAGACATTGCGGTACTCTCCCTTGGTGGCATTGTGGTGAGTCAATCTGTACGAGTAGCAGGGGACAAAATGGACGAAGCCATCATGCGTCACCTCCGCAAGAAGTTCAACCTCCTTGTCGGTGAGAAGACCGCAGAAGTAATCAAAATCGAAATTGGTTGGGCTGTTCCTCCTCCGGAGGATAAAGCGATTCGGGTCAAGGGGAGGGATCTCGTCTCGGGGCTTCCAAAGGAAATTCTCCTCACCGCTTCTGAGGTGTACAAGTGTCTCACCGAGCCCCTTGCGTCCATTGTGGAAGCAGCGCGAATGGTTCTTGAGCATACGCCCCCAGAACTTGCTGCCGATATCGGCGAGAAGGGAATTTGCCTGACGGGTGGAGGATCACTCCTGCGGGGCATCGATGAAATGCTCTCGAAAGCCCTGGGGACCCCGGTCTATGTTGCCGATGATCCCATATCCTGCGTAGCTCTTGGAGCGGGGAAGGTTCTTGACTATTTGAAGTTCCTCCGAAATGGTTTCCTCTACACTAAAGGGAGGAATGCGTAA
- a CDS encoding translocation/assembly module TamB domain-containing protein → MELEGDNGVRLSGRGIVDTRTESLDIRILGEAQSTLSFEGFRVSLEGKGEFHVFGKWASPTQEGSFCVQRVEVSGQDRTYLLLENLSGKLSGGVLRFSGSQGAFLGGRLTRIEGEITPEGLAVSGDLDGEGAFPGLEGIFQGRWSGRFALSGKDGQYTFEGDIGIAKASVNVQKGRSQGVPDLSLLEGFWTRFPVSVKLRFTLQDTLSVETDFLRLVLSGGMTLYSEKGEFSLEGRFDVVEGTYDLVACTIPLEGYISFTHFGGCMPQLRLEGRKSVRGYDVRVRIDGPLSGYTIDFSSEPPLSKEEILSLLFLGDKDAYADLDRVNLSPVLAKVARFFLKGNFALRAEPFFDAVTFDPEDFSRVTLEKRLGKNVTIGYTQNLDGGSSFEVDVDFNKEWSFEFERKESGETEWMLQFTTKF, encoded by the coding sequence ATGGAACTTGAAGGAGATAACGGGGTACGTCTCTCGGGAAGAGGGATAGTGGATACCAGGACAGAGAGCCTGGACATTCGCATTCTGGGGGAAGCCCAATCCACCCTTTCTTTCGAGGGGTTTAGGGTCAGCCTTGAGGGAAAGGGAGAGTTTCATGTCTTTGGAAAATGGGCATCCCCAACTCAAGAAGGATCGTTCTGCGTGCAGAGGGTAGAGGTATCAGGCCAGGACAGAACCTATCTCCTCCTTGAGAATCTCAGTGGAAAGCTTTCCGGAGGGGTTCTGCGATTTTCCGGTTCCCAGGGGGCTTTTCTTGGAGGACGACTGACGAGGATAGAAGGTGAGATCACCCCCGAGGGTCTTGCCGTTTCTGGGGACCTTGATGGAGAAGGGGCATTCCCAGGGCTTGAAGGGATTTTTCAGGGACGCTGGAGCGGACGATTTGCACTTTCTGGAAAGGATGGACAGTACACCTTTGAAGGGGATATCGGTATTGCCAAGGCTTCTGTAAACGTCCAAAAGGGCCGTTCTCAGGGTGTTCCAGATCTCTCCCTTCTGGAAGGGTTTTGGACGAGGTTTCCCGTTTCGGTGAAACTCCGCTTTACTCTTCAAGATACTCTCTCTGTGGAGACCGATTTTCTACGCCTTGTGCTCTCTGGGGGTATGACTCTCTACTCCGAAAAAGGTGAGTTCTCCCTCGAGGGGCGGTTCGACGTCGTTGAGGGAACGTACGATCTGGTGGCCTGTACCATTCCCCTTGAGGGGTACATTTCCTTTACCCATTTCGGAGGGTGCATGCCGCAGCTTCGTCTTGAAGGACGGAAAAGCGTTAGGGGGTACGATGTTCGGGTGCGCATCGATGGCCCTCTCTCGGGGTATACGATTGATTTTTCCTCGGAGCCTCCTCTCTCGAAAGAAGAAATACTCTCGCTCCTTTTTTTGGGTGACAAGGATGCGTACGCGGACCTTGACCGGGTGAACCTTTCGCCGGTCCTTGCAAAGGTTGCCCGGTTCTTCCTGAAGGGGAACTTCGCCTTGCGGGCGGAGCCTTTCTTTGACGCGGTGACCTTCGATCCTGAAGATTTTTCCCGGGTTACCCTCGAAAAAAGGCTTGGTAAGAACGTGACTATCGGGTATACTCAGAACTTGGACGGAGGGTCGTCCTTTGAGGTGGACGTGGATTTCAACAAAGAGTGGTCCTTCGAATTTGAGCGGAAGGAGAGCGGAGAAACGGAGTGGATGCTTCAGTTCACCACGAAGTTTTGA
- the lpxD gene encoding UDP-3-O-(3-hydroxymyristoyl)glucosamine N-acyltransferase, with amino-acid sequence MSPLRLGDLAVHLKGELFGDPDFVVQGVREPQEAGERDLVFLFDARFLKEVVLSRAKAVVTGKGNRGSLQEKFVIEVENPRLAFARVLSLFCTPFRPPQGVHPLAFVHPRARIGRDVAIGPFSVIEEDASVGDRTCIFPQVYVGKGVQIGSDCILYPQVVVREYCVLGNRVILHSGVVVGADGFGYEWTGRNYEKIPQVGTVVIEDDVEIGANTTVDRATLGCTRIGQGTKIDNLVMIAHNVRVGQNVIIVAQSGIAGSSDIGNGVIMGGQAGVVDHCRVGEGARIAARAVVTAEVRPGEMVSGFPAQEHRRELRERALVRKLPEMWRKIRDLEERIRKLLGE; translated from the coding sequence GTGAGCCCTTTGCGGCTTGGAGACCTTGCAGTACACCTCAAAGGAGAACTCTTTGGGGACCCTGACTTTGTGGTTCAGGGTGTTCGGGAGCCTCAGGAAGCGGGGGAGAGGGATCTTGTCTTCCTCTTTGATGCCCGTTTCCTGAAGGAAGTCGTCCTGTCCCGGGCGAAAGCGGTGGTGACGGGGAAGGGAAATCGAGGAAGTCTCCAAGAAAAGTTCGTTATTGAAGTTGAAAATCCTCGTCTTGCCTTTGCCCGGGTTCTCTCCCTCTTTTGTACTCCCTTTCGTCCGCCTCAGGGCGTACATCCCCTCGCCTTTGTTCATCCCCGGGCGCGCATTGGTCGTGATGTAGCCATCGGTCCCTTTTCGGTCATCGAAGAGGATGCTTCAGTTGGGGATCGAACGTGCATTTTCCCCCAGGTCTACGTGGGTAAGGGAGTGCAAATAGGAAGCGATTGCATCCTCTACCCGCAGGTGGTGGTGCGGGAGTACTGTGTCTTGGGAAATAGGGTTATTCTCCACAGCGGTGTGGTTGTGGGTGCTGACGGGTTTGGGTATGAGTGGACTGGCAGGAACTACGAGAAAATTCCTCAGGTTGGAACAGTGGTCATTGAGGACGATGTCGAGATTGGTGCCAACACAACCGTCGATCGAGCAACTCTTGGCTGCACCCGCATCGGCCAGGGGACAAAAATCGACAACTTGGTCATGATTGCCCATAATGTCCGTGTGGGACAGAATGTGATCATTGTTGCTCAATCGGGCATTGCGGGAAGTAGTGACATCGGGAACGGCGTCATCATGGGAGGACAGGCAGGGGTTGTGGACCACTGCCGTGTTGGAGAAGGTGCCCGAATTGCTGCTCGGGCAGTGGTGACTGCAGAGGTGCGTCCCGGGGAGATGGTTTCCGGGTTCCCTGCCCAGGAACACCGTCGAGAGCTCCGAGAGCGGGCCCTGGTTCGAAAGCTCCCAGAAATGTGGCGCAAAATCAGGGACCTTGAAGAGCGTATCCGAAAACTCCTTGGAGAATGA
- a CDS encoding UDP-3-O-acyl-N-acetylglucosamine deacetylase: MQRTIRYPTVVAGLGLHSGKPARVTLCPGEPNTGILFRVFWNGHEKVIPALFPYATLGPRSSVLQDGEISVATIEHFLGACWVAGIDNLEVVVEGEELPAGDGSALHWIQALQRAGVQEQGVERKTFVIDRIFSVEHNGGYLFAFPASELVLTYILDGATSGEFLQGLTLREGGILEVLPGARTFAFLWEREELKRQGLGKGVRNKAVLLDSSGLGDRPLRLPYEACAHKILDLLGDLMLLGVRVRGGFLGFRSGHALNHRMVRVLWEEMGNGHPQDSTCRP, translated from the coding sequence TTGCAGCGCACTATTAGGTATCCCACGGTGGTTGCGGGTTTAGGTCTGCACAGCGGTAAACCCGCCCGGGTTACCCTGTGCCCTGGGGAACCGAACACGGGCATTCTTTTTCGGGTCTTTTGGAATGGGCACGAAAAGGTTATTCCCGCTCTCTTCCCGTACGCTACCTTAGGGCCGCGCTCCAGCGTTCTGCAGGACGGCGAGATTTCTGTGGCCACGATTGAGCACTTCTTGGGAGCCTGCTGGGTGGCGGGTATCGACAATCTCGAGGTTGTGGTAGAAGGGGAGGAGCTTCCCGCAGGTGACGGGAGCGCTCTCCACTGGATACAGGCCTTGCAACGGGCAGGGGTACAGGAACAAGGAGTGGAGCGAAAGACGTTTGTCATTGATCGAATTTTCTCCGTGGAGCACAATGGGGGGTATCTCTTTGCCTTTCCGGCTTCAGAACTTGTTCTAACCTATATCCTGGACGGCGCGACCTCGGGAGAGTTCCTCCAGGGGTTGACGCTTCGCGAGGGGGGGATTCTTGAGGTCCTTCCGGGAGCAAGAACGTTTGCCTTTTTGTGGGAAAGGGAGGAACTCAAGCGACAGGGCCTTGGTAAGGGCGTGCGGAATAAGGCGGTGCTCCTTGACTCTTCTGGTCTTGGGGATCGTCCGTTGCGCTTGCCTTACGAGGCCTGTGCCCATAAGATTCTCGACCTCCTGGGGGATTTGATGCTCCTTGGAGTACGAGTTAGAGGAGGGTTTTTGGGATTTCGATCTGGGCATGCGCTAAACCACAGGATGGTGAGAGTACTTTGGGAGGAAATGGGCAATGGGCATCCACAGGACAGCACTTGTAGACCCTGA
- the lpxA gene encoding acyl-ACP--UDP-N-acetylglucosamine O-acyltransferase: MGIHRTALVDPEAQIGENVEIGPCVVIRGKVTIGNGTKIAPFAVLEGTVEVGPSCFIGHHAVIGTPPQDVSFRGEESGVVIGEGTVLREFVTVHRATGEGKMTHIGKSCFIMAYCHIAHNCFVGNGVTMANGASLAGYVTVEDWATLSGFVGVHQFVRIGKLAMVGGLSKVVMDIPPYVLADGHPARVFGLNRVGMRRRGIPKEKRESIAQVYRFLFRSGKPLRRAMEEIEGKGFDPEVVNEILAFLRQTKRGITRWVREEACDLEDAPFSW; the protein is encoded by the coding sequence ATGGGCATCCACAGGACAGCACTTGTAGACCCTGAGGCGCAGATTGGGGAGAACGTCGAAATAGGGCCGTGCGTCGTTATTCGGGGAAAAGTGACCATTGGCAATGGAACAAAAATCGCTCCCTTTGCAGTTCTTGAGGGGACGGTTGAGGTTGGTCCTTCCTGTTTCATTGGACACCATGCGGTCATTGGGACTCCTCCGCAGGACGTATCCTTCCGGGGTGAGGAGAGCGGGGTGGTGATCGGCGAGGGCACGGTTCTCCGGGAGTTTGTCACCGTGCATCGGGCAACAGGAGAGGGAAAAATGACACATATTGGGAAATCCTGCTTCATCATGGCCTATTGCCACATCGCCCATAATTGCTTCGTTGGCAATGGGGTGACCATGGCCAATGGGGCAAGCCTTGCTGGGTACGTTACCGTTGAAGACTGGGCAACCCTGAGTGGATTCGTGGGGGTTCACCAGTTCGTCCGTATTGGAAAACTCGCCATGGTGGGAGGGCTCTCAAAAGTGGTCATGGATATCCCTCCCTACGTTCTTGCTGATGGTCACCCGGCCCGAGTGTTCGGACTCAACCGGGTGGGCATGCGAAGGAGGGGCATTCCTAAGGAGAAACGAGAGAGCATTGCCCAAGTGTACCGCTTCCTTTTTCGGAGTGGGAAGCCTCTGCGGAGGGCGATGGAAGAGATTGAAGGCAAAGGATTTGATCCGGAAGTTGTCAATGAGATTCTCGCTTTCCTGCGC